A genomic region of Drosophila kikkawai strain 14028-0561.14 chromosome X, DkikHiC1v2, whole genome shotgun sequence contains the following coding sequences:
- the LOC108079717 gene encoding uncharacterized protein — MCWAAMARKDDPVFNVRFVQFVEGEPCLWNYTHPGYSKKEEVQRAWQQVANEIKDTVRNCRERWRTIRSSFLRSLKLARTQTGRGKRKYYLSKYLQFLIPYTKSRSCHKQLTPTSLTTTGSAAGMVLRKPGSNPFPLPADQLEDNEEEEEEETKESGDEMPLDVQVSEEEEEVAVNQSREEHHQQQQQQEDQQHRAPPTACLPLRLQAIKVEQPSLHPPPNPNANPQLDKIVAHQSLVTVPAAALGSHMDWQDLTHWLKGSTTAVGNHHHQHHHKISTPTPPPPPPVTPAQGGLPPGSMPMAMPMSIPSPDADYSFLISLHPYLKEMSGKQNRRFRQKVVGLIDNVLDNIDV, encoded by the exons ATGTGCTGGGCCGCAATGGCCCGCAAGGACGATCCCGTTTTCAATGTGCGCTTCGTTCAGTTCGTCGAAGGCGAACCTTGCCTGTGGAATTACACACACCCCGGCTACAGCAAGAAGGAGGAGGTTCAGCGTGCCTGGCAGCAGGTGGCCAATGAGATCAAGGACACGG TACGCAACTGCCGCGAACGATGGCGCACTATCCGTAGCAGTTTCCTGCGATCCCTGAAGCTGGCTCGCACACAAACTGGTCGCGGCAAGCGCAAGTACTACCTGTCCAAGTATCTGCAGTTCCTCATACCCTACACCAAGTCCCGATCGTGTCACAAGCAATTGACACCCACCTCCCTGACCACCACTGGCTCGGCTGCTGGGATGGTGCTCCGGAAGCCAGGTAGCAATCCGTTTCCCTTGCCGGCGGACCAGCTGGAGGAtaacgaggaggaggaggaagaggagacCAAAGAAAGCGGGGACGAAATGCCATTGGATGTGCAGGTTTccgaggaggaagaggaggtgGCAGTCAACCAGTCTAGGGAGgagcatcatcagcagcagcagcagcaggaggatcAGCAGCATCGTGCCCCTCCCACCGCCTGTTTGCCACTGCGCCTGCAAGCCATCAAAGTGGAGCAGCCCTCGCTGCACCCCCCACCCAATCCCAATGCAAATCCCCAGCTGGACAAGATCGTGGCCCATCAGTCGCTGGTCactgtgcctgctgctgctttgggCAGCCACATGGACTGGCAGGATCTGACGCATTGGCTTAAGGGCAGCACCACTGCCGTGGGCAATCACcatcatcagcatcaccaTAAGATATCCACGCCaacgccaccaccaccgccgccagtGACGCCAGCACAGGGAGGACTGCCACCGGGTTCTATGCCCATGGCCATGCCCATGTCTATTCcctcgcccgacgccgactaCTCCTTTCTGATCAGCCTGCATCCGTACCTCAAGGAGATGAGCGGCAAGCAGAATCGGCGCTTTCGCCAGAAGGTCGTGGGTCTCATCGACAATGTCCTGGACAACATTGATGTCTAG
- the Flad1 gene encoding uncharacterized protein Flad1 isoform X1 has translation MQLRGWVVTSSSLLLLARTRPHRNTRLSTSTMNQCQRQLTTTTATPASVVVPTKKSPHLFTLKKKSMSSKCPEDSSDKKDEEHPQEHPKEHPQHHSKSLPLEVRQRIEERQRQAFEFFSQTLQIYGVEELIFCFNGGKDCTVLLDLLMRYLRQEGISSGDIPMLYIKSGDSFVEIDDFVERCVTSYRVKLVEYEGSLKEALTHMAADMPRIKAVFVGSRNTDPYCENLAPMQPTDNDWPPMMRLNPLLEWSYHDVWHYIHLNDVPYCSLYDKGYTSVGNRSNTIPNPHLRRDDNCDCNTVVSDCDLVETVGYRPAWELEDPTLERAGRLPRK, from the exons atgcaaCTTCGCGGTTGG GTTGTGACGTCTTCGTCGCTGCTTCTGCTGGCCCGGACCCGGCCGCATCGTAACACTCGCCTTTCCACAAGCACAATGAACCAATGCCAACGCCagctaacaacaacaacagcaacacctGCCTCAGTTGTTGTTCCCACGAAGAAATCGCCACATCTGTTTACTCTCAAAAAGAAGAGCATGTCGAGCAAGTGTCCAGAGGATTCATCGGATAAGAAGGATGAGGAGCATCCCCAGGAGCATCCTAAGGAGCATCCCCAGCATCATTCCAAATCGTTGCCCTTGGAGGTTAGACAACGCATCGAGGAGCGTCAACGACAGGCCTTCGAGTTCTTCTCACAGACCCTGCAAATCTATGGCGTGGAGGAGCTCATCTTTTGCTTTAACGGCGGCAAGGATTGCACTGTTCTCCTGGATCTGTTGATGAGGTATCTCCGCCAGGAGGGCATCTCTAGTGGTGACATTCCCATGCTGTACATCAAGTCCGGTGATTCGTTTGTGGAAATTGATGATTTTGTGGAACGCTGCGTGACCAGCTACCGGGTGAAGTTGGTGGAGTACGAAGGATCGCTGAAGGAGGCGCTCACCCATATGGCGGCGGATATGCCGCGGATCAAGGCGGTGTTTGTGGGCAGCAGGAATACGGATCCATATTGTGAAAATCTGGCGCCCATGCAG CCCACGGACAACGACTGGCCACCGATGATGCGTCTGAATCCGCTCTTGGAGTGGAGCTACCACGACGTCTGGCACTATATTCATCTGAACGATGTACCCTACTGCAGCCTGTACGATAAGGGCTATACCTCCGTGGGCAATCGCTCCAACACGATTCCCAATCCTCATCTGCGACGTGATGATAACTGTGATTGCAACACCGTCGTCAGCGACTGTGATTTGGTTGAAACGGTCGGCTATAGGCCCGCCTGGGAACTGGAGGATCCCACCCTAGAGCGTGCCGGTCGCCTGCCCAGGAAATAG
- the Flad1 gene encoding uncharacterized protein Flad1 isoform X2, protein MNQCQRQLTTTTATPASVVVPTKKSPHLFTLKKKSMSSKCPEDSSDKKDEEHPQEHPKEHPQHHSKSLPLEVRQRIEERQRQAFEFFSQTLQIYGVEELIFCFNGGKDCTVLLDLLMRYLRQEGISSGDIPMLYIKSGDSFVEIDDFVERCVTSYRVKLVEYEGSLKEALTHMAADMPRIKAVFVGSRNTDPYCENLAPMQPTDNDWPPMMRLNPLLEWSYHDVWHYIHLNDVPYCSLYDKGYTSVGNRSNTIPNPHLRRDDNCDCNTVVSDCDLVETVGYRPAWELEDPTLERAGRLPRK, encoded by the exons ATGAACCAATGCCAACGCCagctaacaacaacaacagcaacacctGCCTCAGTTGTTGTTCCCACGAAGAAATCGCCACATCTGTTTACTCTCAAAAAGAAGAGCATGTCGAGCAAGTGTCCAGAGGATTCATCGGATAAGAAGGATGAGGAGCATCCCCAGGAGCATCCTAAGGAGCATCCCCAGCATCATTCCAAATCGTTGCCCTTGGAGGTTAGACAACGCATCGAGGAGCGTCAACGACAGGCCTTCGAGTTCTTCTCACAGACCCTGCAAATCTATGGCGTGGAGGAGCTCATCTTTTGCTTTAACGGCGGCAAGGATTGCACTGTTCTCCTGGATCTGTTGATGAGGTATCTCCGCCAGGAGGGCATCTCTAGTGGTGACATTCCCATGCTGTACATCAAGTCCGGTGATTCGTTTGTGGAAATTGATGATTTTGTGGAACGCTGCGTGACCAGCTACCGGGTGAAGTTGGTGGAGTACGAAGGATCGCTGAAGGAGGCGCTCACCCATATGGCGGCGGATATGCCGCGGATCAAGGCGGTGTTTGTGGGCAGCAGGAATACGGATCCATATTGTGAAAATCTGGCGCCCATGCAG CCCACGGACAACGACTGGCCACCGATGATGCGTCTGAATCCGCTCTTGGAGTGGAGCTACCACGACGTCTGGCACTATATTCATCTGAACGATGTACCCTACTGCAGCCTGTACGATAAGGGCTATACCTCCGTGGGCAATCGCTCCAACACGATTCCCAATCCTCATCTGCGACGTGATGATAACTGTGATTGCAACACCGTCGTCAGCGACTGTGATTTGGTTGAAACGGTCGGCTATAGGCCCGCCTGGGAACTGGAGGATCCCACCCTAGAGCGTGCCGGTCGCCTGCCCAGGAAATAG
- the Coq8 gene encoding atypical kinase COQ8B, mitochondrial — MSRSAQDIAALLRGLRLVAEACGRDQLAHGRHLWSNSSIRDLIVENATQTADSLRKTGQNPTEELKKLQQAVLETGERGYVVAKGLCSLLETQVKMSQSERSNENHQKSTSSSPIASSVTGKSVTRSDWDAANLDISSITLQEFEEILQRRHKDRNVSLRTPTTKISQSQALKTHEEVPKESLKKPSEGLIEEDTQYVDNVLRFVAGAQPKTKGETSPKTQTEPIDVPELSKVAKQRKVPSSRLGRMASFGGLFAGLGIGTLNELTKGALGLGGSTSMREALLSPANAERIVDTLCKVRGAALKIGQILSIQDSSVVSPQLAKAFERVRQAADYMPDWQVERVMNTQLGPEWRQRLSQFEDKPFAAASIGQVHRATLAGNGMDVAIKIQYPGVAQSIESDIDNLVGMLKVWDVFPQGFFIDNVVRVAKRELQWEVDYDREAEYTEKFREMIAPYPEYYVPQVIRDLTTSSVLTTELVPGVPLDKCFDLSYEHRSHIAASVLKLCLRELFEIECMQTDPNWSNFLYDAPSRRLMLIDFGSTRFYRHEFIRNYRQVIMSAADDNRQGVLEMSRQMGFLTGYETKQMEQAHVDAVMILGEIFRYDGEFDFGKQNTTERLAALVPTMVAHRLCPPPEEIYSIHRKLSGIFLLCARLNVRLNCVPFYKDIVLGKFKD; from the exons ATGTCGCGATCCGCTCAAGACATAGCAGCGCTGCTGCGCGGCCTGCGTCTGGTGGCGGAGGCATGTGGGCGCGATCAGCTCGCCCACGGTCGTCACCTTTGGAGCAATTCGAGCATACGCGACCTGATCGTTGAGAATGCCACACAGACGGCGGATTCATTACGCAAAACTGGCCAAAATCCTACCGAGGAGCTAAAGAAACTACAACAAGCTGTGCTGGAAACTGGAGAGCGTGGCTACGTGGTGGCCAAGGGATTGTGTTCGCTGTTGGAAACCCAAGTGAAGATGTCGCAAAGTGAGAGAAGCAATGAAAATCATCAGAaatcaacatcatcatcaccaaTAGCTTCATCTGTAACTGGAAAATCTGTCACACGCTCCGATTGGGATGCTGCCAACCTGGATATATCCTCCATAACCCTTCAAGAGTTCGAGGAGATCCTCCAACGACGCCACAAGGATCGGAATGTGAGTCTACGCACTCCCACCACCAAAATCAGTCAGAGTCAAGCTCTTAAAACCCACGAGGAAGTCCCAAAGGAGTCTTTGAAGAAACCCAGCGAAGGACTCATTGAAGAGGACACTCAATATGTGGACAATGTCTTGCGATTTGTGGCGGGAGCTCAACCCAAAACCAAGGGAGAGACCTCTCCTAAAACCCAGACAGAACCCATTGATGTGCCCGAACTTAGCAAAGTGGCCAAGCAACGCAAAGTTCCTTCGTCCCGCCTGGGTCGCATGGCCTCTTTTGGTGGCCTGTTTGCTGGCCTTGGTATTGGCACCCTCAACGAGCTGACCAAGGGTGCTTTGGGTTTGGGTGGCTCCACCAGCATGCGTGAAGCTTTACTAAGTCCCGCCAATGCTGAACGCATTGTGGACACTCTGTGTAAGGTGCGAGGAGCTGCTCTAAAGATTGGACAAATCCTAAGCATCCAGGACTCTAGTGTGGTCTCGCCACAACTGGCCAAAGCCTTTGAGAGGGTACGCCAGGCGGCTGACTATATGCCCGATTGGCAGGTGGAACGTGTGATGAACACCCAGCTGGGTCCCGAGTGGCGTCAGCGTTTGAGTCAGTTTGAGGATAAACCCTTTGCCGCCGCCTCCATTGGACAAGTGCATCGGGCCACCTTGGCTGGCAATGGCATGGATGTGGccattaaaatacaatatcCTGGCGTGGCCCAGAGCATTGAGAGTGATATTGATAATCTGGTGGGCATGCTCAAGGTGTGGGATGTCTTTCCGCAGGGTTTCTTCATCGACAATGTGGTGCGAGTGGCCAAAAGGGAGCTGCAGTGGGAGGTGGACTACGATCGTGAGGCGGAATATACGGAAAAGTTTCGGGAGATGATTGCGCCGTATCCGGAGTACTATGTGCCGCAGGTGATACGCGATTTGACCACATCGAGTGTCCTCACCACTGAACTGGTGCCGGGCGTTCCCCTTGACAAGTGCTTTGACCTCAG CTATGAACATCGCTCCCACATCGCCGCCTCTGTCCTGAAGCTGTGCCTACGCGAGCTCTTCGAGATCGAGTGCATGCAAACGGATCCCAATTGGTCCAACTTCCTCTACGATGCTCCCAGTCGACGGCTAATGCTCATTGACTTTGGTTCAACGCGGTTTTATCGGCACGAGTTTATACGCAATTATCGCCAGGTGATCATGAGTGCCGCCGATGACAACAGACAGGGCGTCTTGGAGATGTCCCGCCAGATGGGCTTCCTCACGGGCTATGAGACCAAGCAAATGGAGCAGGCCCATGTGGATGCAGTGATGATTCTGGGCGAGATCTTTCGATATGATGGGGAATTTGATTTTGGAAAGCAGAATACCACCGAGAGGCTGGCCGCTTTGGTGCCCACCATGGTGGCCCATCGTCTGTGTCCGCCGCCCGAGGAGATCTACTCCATACACCGGAAGCTTTCGGGGATCTTTCTGCTGTGCGCCAGGCTGAATGTTCGCCTCAACTGTGTGCCCTTCTACAAGGATATCGTGCTGGGCAAGTTTAAGGACTAA